The DNA segment AGCGCAACTTCGCAACCTCGCTGCCAGGGCTGATGCAGCCGACCGTGCCCGAGCAGCGTCGCGCGCAGGCGGCAGCGGCACTCTCGCGCTGGAGCAACGAGGGTGGCGCGGTGGCCACCACGCCGGAACCGCTGCTCCGCTACAGCTGCGACATCAACGGCGAGACGCACGAGCTCCACGACGGCTCGGTGGTTATTGCCGCCATTACGAGCTGCACCAACACCTCGAACCCGAGCGTGATGATCGGCGCGGGGTTGCTCGCGAAGAAGGCGATTGCCAAGGGGCTGCGGACGCGGCCCTGGGTGAAGAGTTCCCTCGCGCCGGGCTCGCGCGTGGTCACCGATTACCTCGACAAGGCGAAGCTCTCCGACTCGCTCGACCAGCTCGGCTTCCAGACCGTGGGCTATGGCTGCACCACCTGCATCGGCAACAGCGGCCCGCTGCCGGAGGCGGTGGCGAAGGCGATCGAAGATCACTCGCTCGTGGCCGCGTCGGTGCTCTCGGGCAACCGCAACTTCGAGGCGCGGGTTCATCCGCAGGTGCGCGCGAACTACCTGATGTCACCGATGCTGGTGGTGGCGTTTGCGCTGATCGGCCGGGTGAATGTCGACCTCGACAAGGAGCCGCTCGGCATTGGCGATGACGGTACGCCGGTATTCCTGCGCGATATCTGGCCTTCACCGAAGGAGATTGCCGATGCGATGTCGGCGGCCGTCGGGCCCGATCTCTTCCGGCATCAGTACGGCAACGTCTTCAAGGGCGACCAGGAGTGGCAGGACCTGAACGTGCCGGGTGGCTCACGCTTCGCGTGGGACCGCAAGTCGACGTACGTGCAGGAGCCGCCGTTCTTCATCGATATGGCGAAGGACGAGCACGATCTCACCGATATCTCGGGCGCACGGGTGCTCGCGATTCTCGGCGACTCGGTCACCACCGACCACATTTCGCCGGCCGGTGCGATCCCGAAGAACGGGCCGGCGGCGCGTTACCTGATCGAGCACGGCGTGGAGCAGCCCGACTGGAACACCTTCGGTGCGCGCCGCGGCAATCACGAAGTGATGATGCGGGGCACCTTCGGCAACGTGCGGATCAAGAACCGCCTGACGCCGGAGAAGGAAGGAAACTGGACGCTGCACATTCCGAGCGGCGAAGTGATGAGCATCTACGATGCCGCGATGAAGTACATCGCCGACAGCACGCCGCTGGTGCTGCTGGTGGGCAAGGAATACGGCACCGGCTCTTCGCGTGACTGGGCCGCCAAGGGCACCACCCTGCTGGGCGTGAAGGCCGTGATCGCCGAGAGCTACGAGCGAATTCACCGCAGCAACCTGGTTGGGATGGGCGTGCTGCCGCTGGCGTTCGAGGCGGGCAAGAACGCGGAATCACTCGGACTCACCGGGAAGGAAGTGATCGGCATCAGCGGCATTGCCAGCGGGCTGGTGCCCGGTGGCAAGGTCACCGTGACCGCGACGGATAGCGCTACCGGAAAGAGCACGACCTTCCCGGCCATCGTGCGGCTCAACTCGCCGGTGGAACTCGAATATCTCCGCCACGGCGGGATTCTCCCTCGCGTGCTGCGGATGTTCGCGAAGGCGTAGTTCGCGGCGCTCCGAAACGAGAAAGCCCCCGCCGATTGGCGGGGGCTTTCTGTTTGTGAGGCAGCGCCGGAGTTACGCGACGAGATCCTTGAGCTTTTCGCCGGTCTCGCCTTCACGCAGGCGGACGAGGGCGCGGTCGCGGAGCTGACGGATCCGCTCGCGGGTGACGCCCATCATCCGGCCGATCTCCTCGAGGGTGCGCGGCTGGCCATCGTCGAGGCCGAAGTAGAGCCGGAGCACCTTGGCGTCACGCGGCGGGAGCGAGTCGAGCGCGGTCTCGATGTCGGCGCTCTGCGAGCTCGCCATCGTGTGGGCGTCGGTCCCTTCCTGCTCGGCCAGCGCGAACCGCTCCATCCGCTCGTTACCATCGCCCTCACGGGTCGGATGGTCGAGGCGCACGGCCTCGGTGTTGAGCGACGAGAGCGAGC comes from the Gemmatimonadota bacterium genome and includes:
- the acnA gene encoding aconitate hydratase AcnA, whose translation is MSHPDPFNARATLATKEGSAVIHSIEALEKAGLARLDSLPFSIRVMLENALRHVGRGFVTEEHVKTLAAWTPARAGQGEIPYMPARVVLQDFTGVPCVVDLAAMRDATARMGGDPERINPVVPCDLVIDHSVQVDHYGSAEAFKLNVALEFERNAERYQLLKFAQRAFENFRVVPPGTGIVHQVNLEYLSPCIQLRDQYGALTAYPDTVVGTDSHTTMINGLGVMGWGVGGIEAEAVMLGQPYFMVVPEVIGMKLTGTIPAGCTATDLVLTVTQILRKQGVVDKFVEFFGPGLSELPLADRATIANMAPEYGATMGFFPVDAETLKYLERTGRDEAAVKLVEDFCKAQRLFRTNDTPDPMYNAVLELDLGTVVPSVAGPKRPQDLVKLTELERNFATSLPGLMQPTVPEQRRAQAAAALSRWSNEGGAVATTPEPLLRYSCDINGETHELHDGSVVIAAITSCTNTSNPSVMIGAGLLAKKAIAKGLRTRPWVKSSLAPGSRVVTDYLDKAKLSDSLDQLGFQTVGYGCTTCIGNSGPLPEAVAKAIEDHSLVAASVLSGNRNFEARVHPQVRANYLMSPMLVVAFALIGRVNVDLDKEPLGIGDDGTPVFLRDIWPSPKEIADAMSAAVGPDLFRHQYGNVFKGDQEWQDLNVPGGSRFAWDRKSTYVQEPPFFIDMAKDEHDLTDISGARVLAILGDSVTTDHISPAGAIPKNGPAARYLIEHGVEQPDWNTFGARRGNHEVMMRGTFGNVRIKNRLTPEKEGNWTLHIPSGEVMSIYDAAMKYIADSTPLVLLVGKEYGTGSSRDWAAKGTTLLGVKAVIAESYERIHRSNLVGMGVLPLAFEAGKNAESLGLTGKEVIGISGIASGLVPGGKVTVTATDSATGKSTTFPAIVRLNSPVELEYLRHGGILPRVLRMFAKA